The following is a genomic window from Marinitoga litoralis.
TCTCTCAATATCTCTTATAGAACTTAAATACTCTTTCATTTCTTCCATTATTAATTGATCGTTTCTAAACAATTCAACTATATCAAGTCTCTTTTCTATTTCACTCTTATCTATCAAAGGTTTAGAAATCCATTGTTTTAAAGTTCTAGCTCCCATCGATGTCTTTGTATATTTTAATACATCATATAGTGTTTTCCCTTTATTTTCTTTATTAGGTAATAATCCTAAATTCAATATTGTTGTTGAGTCTAAAATCATGTTTTTTGAGCTTTTAAACCTTTTAGGAATAGAAAAATGAGTTATTTTTTGTTTTTGGGTTATTTCTAAATATTTAAAAACCGCACCTAAAGAAATTAATTCAAAATCACTTAAATTTAAAACATCTAAATTTATAATTCCATAACTCTCTTTTATTATTTCTTCATAATTATTATTGTAGTACCATTCGTCCAATTCTTCAATATATATATCAGGACGTATATTTTTTATTTTTTGTTTTAAATTTTTTAATTTTTGAGAAATTAATATTTGAACAAATGAATACGACGAAATAAAATCATAAATTTCATTATCTGTAAAATCAAAAGTATCAATATATAATTCACCAGTACTAAAGTCAAAAATAATAAATACATATGACCCATCTTTGTTATCATTTATTAAAAGTGAATACCTATTATTTTCATCAATCATATTTTCTTCAACTACAGTCCCTGGGGTAAGTATTTTCGTTACTTCCCTCTTTACAATCCCATTAGCTGTAGAAGGGTCTTCAACTTGTTCACAAATAGCAACTTTAAATCCATGATCTAATAATTTTTTCAAATAATTATCCAATGCATGATAAGGAATTCCGGCCATTGGATGGCCGTTTCTTTGAGTTAATGTTATTTGCAAAACTTCACTAGTAATTTTCGCATCTTCAAAAAAAGTTTCGTAAAAATCACCTAATCTAAATAATAATATACTGTCTTCATATTCCTTTTTTATTTCAAGATATTGTCTTATCATTGGAGTTAATTTTGTTATATTATCACCTTCTTCTTAGGAATGAATCAATATATTAGGGCGCAAAAGCGCCCTAAATATTATTTTATTTCTTTCCTATTCTTTATAACCTTATCAATTAAACCATATTTCAAAGCTTCATCAGCAGACATAAAGTAATCTCTATCTGTATCTTTTTCTATTACTTCAATAGGTTGTCCTGTGTGTTCACTTAAAATACCATTTAACATTTTCTTTATTCTTAATAACTCTTGTACTTGTATTTCTACATCTTTCGCAGTTCCTTGAGCGCCACCCCATGGTTGATGTATCATTATCCTTGAATTTGGCAACGCAAATCTTTTCCCTTTCGCCCCAGCAGCTAATAATACTGCCCCCATAGAAGCTGCTTGACCTATACAAATTGTTGCTACATCAGGTTTAATGTATTGCATTGTATCGTACATTGCTAAACCTGCTGTAACTGATCCTCCAGGACTATTAATATACAAATAAATATCCTTTTCAGGATCTTGTGCTTCTAAAAATAATAATTGTGCTACAACTAAATTAGAAACATAATCATTAACTTCTGAACCTAAAAATATAATTCTATCTTTTAATAATCTTGAATAAATATCATATGCTCTTTCATATCTTCCTGTTGATTCTACTACTACTGGAATTGGCATGCTCATTCTTCATTCACCTTCCTTATTTTTTCTAAAACTTTATCAATTGATAAAGCTGTTAAAAACATATGCCCGCTATCTGTAAAAATTATTGATTTTACACTTTTACCATATGTTAAATCTACTAAACTAGTGGTATTTTGATGTTCTTTTTTCAAACGTTTATAATGTGAAAAACTTTCTGGTATAATTGAATGTATCCTTTCTGCAACTATAAAAGAATTTTTTGTTACATTAATGATAGACATATTTTCACCTCCATGTTTTATATTATACACAAAAAATATTAAAAAATCAAAACGGAGGCGATAACATGAGCGAAAATATTTTTATAGATGAAGCTATAATAACAGTTTCTGCCGGGAAAGGTGGGGATGGTGTTGTTAGTTTTAGAAGAGAAAAATTCATTCCAAAAGGTGGTCCAGATGGCGGAGATGGTGGAGACGGTGGAAATGTCATCATTGTATCTAAAATTGATAAAAACACTTTAGTAGATTTTAGATACAAGAAAAAATTCAAAGCAGAGGATGGAAAAAATGGGCAAGGTAAAAAAATGCATGGAAGGAACGGAAAAAATCTAATCATAGAAGTACCTATTGGTACTTTAGTATACGACTATGACACAAATGAATTAATTGCTGACTTAAAATATCCTAACCAATATGTTGTTGTTGCTAGAGGAGGAAAAGGTGGTAGAGGTAACATTCATTTTGTAAATTCAACAGTTCAAGCTCCAACAATTGCTGAAAAAGGTGTAGAAGGAGAAGTACGAAAATTAAGATTAGAATTAAAAGTATTAGCAGACGTTGGTATTATAGGATTTCCTAATGTAGGAAAATCTACGTTAATATCTGTTATTTCTAACGCTAAACCTAAAATTGCAAATTATCATTTTACAACTTTAATACCTAATTTAGGTGTTGTAGAAATGGGAGATGGAAATAATTTTGTTGTTGCAGATATCCCTGGATTAGTACCAGGAGCTCATGAAGGAACTGGTTTAGGAGATAAATTTTTAAAGCATGTAGAAAGATGTTATTGTTTGGTTCATATTTTAGATATTTCTGAAATGGAAGGAAGAAGTGCTATAGATGATTATTATACTATCAGAAACGAATTAGAAAAATTTTCACCAAACTTAGCACAAAAATTAGAGATTGTTGCAGCTAATAAAGCAGATTTATTAGATGAAGAAGAATTGAAAAAAAGAATAAATATATTAGAAAGTAAACTAAATAAAAAAGTAATACCAATATCCGCTGCTACCAAGAAAAATGTAGATATTTTATTAAATGAAATTTGGGATAATATAAAAGAAATGAGAGTAGATAGACAAAGAGAGATTATGGAGTCTCTTAAAAATGCTCCTGAAAAATTGAAATTAAAAATAAAACCTGTTGATGTAGAAATACCTAAAAAAGTGAAATTTGAAATAATTAAATGGGATGAAGATGTTTACGAAATCACTGGAAATGATGTTGAATTATTATTAAAAAGATATCCTATTGATCAAAAAGATGCAAGAATTAAAATTTTGGAAATATTGGAAAAAAGCGGTTTGGAAAAAACATTAAAAAATCTTGGAGTAAAAGAAGGAGATACTGTATATTTAGGAAATTTTGCATTTGAATACATGGAGTGATATTATGATAGTAGTTTTTGGAGGTTCATTTAATCCACCACATATAGGCCATAGAATAATAGCTGAATATGCTTATGATTATTTAAAACCTAAAAAATTTTTAATTATTCCAGCTGTTTTGCCACCACATAAATTAGAAGAAAAAAATATCGCAAATTTTGATATTAGAAAAAAATGGTGTGAAATTACTTTTCCTAAAGAAAGATTTACAGTATCAGATATTGAGAATCATTTACCCAAACCTTCCTATACTTATCAAACAGTATTGAAATTAAAAGAGATGTATAATGACGATATATATTTATTAATAGGTGAAGATTCCTTAATTAATTTTCACACATGGTTTAAATGGAAAGAATTATTAAAAGAAGTAACTTTAGTAGTATATAAAAGATATTCGGAAAAATTAAAGTTTGATAATTATAATTTATCTCATATATTTTTAAATTCTCCATTAATAGAAATATCCTCGTCAGAAATAAGAGAAAGAATAAAAAAAGGACAAAGTATATACGGAATGGTTAATGATAGTATCGTTAATGAAATAAAAAACACCTATAGGTAGCTATCTATAGGTGTTTTTTATTTCTATTTTTATATTGTTTAAAAAATCTTCAATAACCTTTATTTTTTTTAATGCAATATTTTTGGCTGTTTCGGTATTCATATTTTGTGGAATTTTCAATATCTTTTTTTCAATGTATTCTATATTTTCTTCAATACTCTTTCTCTTTTTATTCATTAAAATCCTAGATAAACCAGTATATCCTAATAAATCTAATTTATCAGCATCTATTAAAATATTAGCTTCCAAAATATTTGTTTTTCTAAGTTTATGGCTTGCAATACAAAATGCAACGTCTGATGCATTTTTATAATTTAGTTTATTTAAAAACTCTTCAGCCCTTTGCGCTCCTTCTAAAGCATGATCTTTTATTTTTCCATCCACCTCATCTTTTTTAGCTATATCATGCAAAAGAGCAGCAAATGTTACAATTTCTAAATTTCCCCCTTCTTTTTCACATATTATCCTTGCGTTATATGTAACTCTTATAATATGTCCTAAATCATGAGTTATATCAAAATCAATAGTATTTAAAAATTCAAATATTTTTTCTTCAATGTTTACCATCTACTATCTCCTCCAAATAATCCGCCTAATATATTACCACCTATACCATCTATTCCTTTTGTTTCGCCTTGATTTTTAAATCGTGCAGCTGAATAAATTCTATCTGCTAACCTAGAAAATGGAAGACTTTGCAAATAAACAGTACCTGGTCCTGTTAATCTAGTAAGAAACAACCCTTCTCCACCAAATAACGCATTTTTAAATCCACCCACAAATTGAATATCATAATCTACTGTATTTGAAAACCCAACAACACATCCAGTATCTACTTTCAAAGATTCTCCTGGTAGTAAGTTTTTTTCAATAATCATACCTCCTGCATGCACAAAAGCAAACCCATCTCCTACTAGTCTTTCTAATATAAATCCTTCTCCACCAAATAAACCAGCACCGATTTTTTTAGTAAAAGCTATTTCAATATCTATTCCTGCAGCTGAACATAAATAACTATCTTTTTGACAAATAAATTCTCCACCAAATTTATTGAGATCAATAGGAATCACTCTACCTGGATAAGGAGCCCCAAATGCAACGTGTTTTTTACCTTGGGATGTATTAAGAAAATTCGTTACAAAAAAACTTTCCCCAACTATCATTCTTTTTAGTCCTTTAAAAAATCCACCCCCAGTATTAGTTTGCATTTCTATTCCATCTTCCATATACATCATTGCTCCTGCTTCAGCACGAACACCTTCCCCAGGATCTAATTCTATCTCTACTAATTGCATGTCATCACCTATTATTTTGTAATCAATAATGTCAGCCATAATATCCCCCTCTTATTTTTGAAGTTTTTTTAATTATACCATAAATAATATTTTTTATATATAAGTATTTTTCAAGTAAAAATTGATAATATTCTATATAAATCCATTTTAGAATTATTAATTATCTTGAAAAAATGATGGGGAGATATAAAAACTTATATTGAAGAACATTTGAAATAATTTCTAACATAAAATTTACCTTTCTAAAAATTCAGAAAAGGATAGTTTATATGTTATAATTGTTATGGTGATAATATGAAAATATATAATATAGGGAAAACAATTAAAGGGATTTTTATTGAAAGACCTAATAGATATTTAGCTAAAATAAAAGTAAATAACGAAATAGAGAATGTTCATGTACATGATCCTGGAAGATTACATGAATTATTGTATATAAACAACGAAGTTCTAATAAAAAAAGCTAATAATTCAAAAAGAAAAACAAAGTATGATTTAATTGCAGCAAAAAAGGAAAATGAATATGTTTTAGTAAATTCTATGTATCATAGATATATTGCTGAAAAAATACTAAAAGAGAAATATAAGGATTTAAAAGCGGAAGTAAAATATAACAATAGTAGGATAGACTTTTTAGCAGATAATAAAATATGGATTGAAATAAAGGGTTGTACTTTGTCAAAAAATGATGTCGCTTTATTTCCTGA
Proteins encoded in this region:
- the clpP gene encoding ATP-dependent Clp endopeptidase proteolytic subunit ClpP codes for the protein MSMPIPVVVESTGRYERAYDIYSRLLKDRIIFLGSEVNDYVSNLVVAQLLFLEAQDPEKDIYLYINSPGGSVTAGLAMYDTMQYIKPDVATICIGQAASMGAVLLAAGAKGKRFALPNSRIMIHQPWGGAQGTAKDVEIQVQELLRIKKMLNGILSEHTGQPIEVIEKDTDRDYFMSADEALKYGLIDKVIKNRKEIK
- a CDS encoding DUF370 domain-containing protein, whose protein sequence is MSIINVTKNSFIVAERIHSIIPESFSHYKRLKKEHQNTTSLVDLTYGKSVKSIIFTDSGHMFLTALSIDKVLEKIRKVNEE
- the obgE gene encoding GTPase ObgE codes for the protein MSENIFIDEAIITVSAGKGGDGVVSFRREKFIPKGGPDGGDGGDGGNVIIVSKIDKNTLVDFRYKKKFKAEDGKNGQGKKMHGRNGKNLIIEVPIGTLVYDYDTNELIADLKYPNQYVVVARGGKGGRGNIHFVNSTVQAPTIAEKGVEGEVRKLRLELKVLADVGIIGFPNVGKSTLISVISNAKPKIANYHFTTLIPNLGVVEMGDGNNFVVADIPGLVPGAHEGTGLGDKFLKHVERCYCLVHILDISEMEGRSAIDDYYTIRNELEKFSPNLAQKLEIVAANKADLLDEEELKKRINILESKLNKKVIPISAATKKNVDILLNEIWDNIKEMRVDRQREIMESLKNAPEKLKLKIKPVDVEIPKKVKFEIIKWDEDVYEITGNDVELLLKRYPIDQKDARIKILEILEKSGLEKTLKNLGVKEGDTVYLGNFAFEYME
- the nadD gene encoding nicotinate (nicotinamide) nucleotide adenylyltransferase; this encodes MIVVFGGSFNPPHIGHRIIAEYAYDYLKPKKFLIIPAVLPPHKLEEKNIANFDIRKKWCEITFPKERFTVSDIENHLPKPSYTYQTVLKLKEMYNDDIYLLIGEDSLINFHTWFKWKELLKEVTLVVYKRYSEKLKFDNYNLSHIFLNSPLIEISSSEIRERIKKGQSIYGMVNDSIVNEIKNTYR
- a CDS encoding HD domain-containing protein, giving the protein MVNIEEKIFEFLNTIDFDITHDLGHIIRVTYNARIICEKEGGNLEIVTFAALLHDIAKKDEVDGKIKDHALEGAQRAEEFLNKLNYKNASDVAFCIASHKLRKTNILEANILIDADKLDLLGYTGLSRILMNKKRKSIEENIEYIEKKILKIPQNMNTETAKNIALKKIKVIEDFLNNIKIEIKNTYR
- a CDS encoding TIGR00266 family protein encodes the protein MADIIDYKIIGDDMQLVEIELDPGEGVRAEAGAMMYMEDGIEMQTNTGGGFFKGLKRMIVGESFFVTNFLNTSQGKKHVAFGAPYPGRVIPIDLNKFGGEFICQKDSYLCSAAGIDIEIAFTKKIGAGLFGGEGFILERLVGDGFAFVHAGGMIIEKNLLPGESLKVDTGCVVGFSNTVDYDIQFVGGFKNALFGGEGLFLTRLTGPGTVYLQSLPFSRLADRIYSAARFKNQGETKGIDGIGGNILGGLFGGDSRW
- the sfsA gene encoding DNA/RNA nuclease SfsA; translation: MKIYNIGKTIKGIFIERPNRYLAKIKVNNEIENVHVHDPGRLHELLYINNEVLIKKANNSKRKTKYDLIAAKKENEYVLVNSMYHRYIAEKILKEKYKDLKAEVKYNNSRIDFLADNKIWIEIKGCTLSKNDVALFPDAPTNRGLKHLSELIELKNMGYETHVYFLIFSNAKFFSPNWETDPEFSKKLIEAKNTGVKIHPLLFSYKNDIIYFEKEIDLIE